A region of Candidatus Neomarinimicrobiota bacterium DNA encodes the following proteins:
- a CDS encoding cob(I)yrinic acid a,c-diamide adenosyltransferase has translation MRLTKIYTRSGDQGTTRLANGEVVAKDSLRVTAYGDIDELNSALGVILAQKPDPKVAEILSATQHHLFNLGGELASPEMISGIVSEEMISTMEQDIDSLNAELPVLEEFILPGGTLAASELHLARTVCRRAERSIITLSQSETIAPEIIKYVNRLSDLLFVMARYENHLGGNNEVYWKNPKKITRSLK, from the coding sequence CTTACTAAGATATACACTCGATCCGGTGACCAGGGAACCACACGATTAGCGAATGGGGAGGTGGTTGCCAAGGACTCTCTGCGAGTAACTGCTTATGGAGATATAGATGAGCTCAATAGCGCCCTGGGAGTGATACTCGCTCAAAAACCTGATCCAAAAGTAGCCGAGATACTATCTGCCACCCAGCATCATCTTTTCAACCTTGGAGGCGAGCTAGCTTCGCCAGAGATGATCTCCGGAATCGTATCGGAAGAGATGATCTCTACCATGGAGCAGGACATTGATAGTTTGAATGCCGAACTCCCCGTATTGGAAGAATTCATTCTGCCGGGAGGGACCCTGGCAGCCTCAGAACTGCACCTGGCACGTACAGTTTGCCGTCGGGCAGAACGGAGCATAATTACCCTGAGTCAGTCCGAAACAATTGCCCCTGAGATCATCAAATATGTAAACCGTCTCTCCGATCTACTCTTTGTCATGGCTCGCTATGAAAACCACTTGGGTGGAAACAACGAAGTTTACTGGAAAAACCCGAAGAAGATAACGCGCAGTTTGAAGTAA
- a CDS encoding M1 family metallopeptidase, whose product MKLKIKTFTFYLILFPVLLSADYWQQKVLYDLDVTLIDSLHQVAGSETITYINNSPDSLHFIWMHLWPNAYKNNRSALGQQKFNSFSTKMHFLPDSSFGWIEISDVTAEEQTLEWEYRSADTLDVAKFFLNKVLSPGDTLIIDLNFTVKVPNVLSRLGHFDHHYEITQWYPKPAVYDLKGWHPMSYLDMGEFYSEWGDFEVSITLPENYRVAATGVLQDSSELAWRDSLGQIGTTYLDSFKMEPKPKLLGLKNLKDAEPSSSQTLKTITFKQENVHDFAWFADKRFIIIKNDVELPSGRSFQTWTFALPKNLKNYRLANIYIEDAVTFYSKSFMEYPYEHATVVDGDFSAGGGMEYPMITLINSSSMQPMMELVIMHEVGHNWFYGLSASNEREYPWMDEGLNSYAENRYWAAKYHDDYMLALHEEEPGWYPLLRYFAKDATKRAIEDLSYYMSALSKLDQPPNLHSEAFSDFNYGMMVYKKAARSTESLHAYLGNSLMDSIWHEYFDRWAYKHPQPEDVRQIFEEISGEDLSWYFDDMLASTGKIDYALNTFSSRPRGTTYETTVRISNHGDFAPPVAIGLRGKMDNETKTTWVHPTGDHDVFQFQTNFPVQDVLLDPDLDLLDVDRSNNDENVNLDFDLAQLALNPRADYIINVIPYIWYDSIDLISPGLILHHKNLIPWGHLDWYLRVFVGPITKVPGYTASIGKKLFPAPGRELYFHSRVASDWYYRLAELSTNFRKRDLKYADDDSNIRLSILAQDLSDPELVMDNETYRYLDPQIWEVDQFLKVKLSYTKKIRRTLWKRSFQTETTLGARQHGKPYAKIQASFKHQKRISRKSSIWTTIFAGIGLGDLPGQERFYFSTDVDPEMNNKLIFSRNGDWYTPGHTVLYGSDLTIPGYAYADSTLLTPSTKGLLGAKISIDIPKLESLSLLTGIGMALDQNDADMEMIGSLSPIYKMGPLQLIYTPLRLEAGKLETDWKRFQIAFDMSTSSIRIGI is encoded by the coding sequence ATGAAATTAAAAATTAAGACATTCACGTTCTATCTGATCCTGTTTCCGGTATTGTTATCGGCTGACTATTGGCAACAAAAGGTGCTTTATGACCTGGATGTTACCCTGATAGATTCCCTGCACCAGGTCGCTGGTAGTGAGACTATTACCTACATAAATAACTCACCTGATAGTCTTCATTTTATCTGGATGCACCTCTGGCCAAATGCCTACAAAAACAACAGGAGTGCTCTTGGACAACAAAAATTCAATAGTTTCTCTACTAAAATGCACTTCTTGCCTGACTCTTCTTTTGGCTGGATCGAGATCAGCGATGTCACTGCTGAGGAGCAAACCCTGGAATGGGAGTATCGCTCAGCGGATACCCTGGATGTGGCAAAATTCTTTCTGAATAAAGTGCTTTCCCCTGGTGACACGTTGATCATTGACCTGAATTTCACTGTCAAGGTTCCCAATGTCCTCTCACGCCTAGGACATTTTGACCACCACTATGAAATAACCCAATGGTATCCAAAACCAGCTGTATATGACCTCAAGGGCTGGCATCCCATGTCCTACCTGGATATGGGTGAATTCTACAGCGAATGGGGTGATTTTGAAGTCTCCATCACTTTACCGGAGAATTATCGGGTGGCCGCTACTGGAGTCCTCCAGGATTCATCTGAGTTGGCCTGGCGCGATTCACTGGGGCAAATTGGCACGACTTATCTGGATTCCTTCAAAATGGAACCCAAGCCCAAGTTACTGGGTTTGAAAAATTTGAAGGACGCAGAACCAAGTTCTTCACAGACCTTGAAAACCATCACCTTCAAACAGGAAAATGTACATGATTTTGCCTGGTTCGCTGACAAACGCTTTATCATCATCAAAAATGATGTTGAGCTACCCTCAGGTCGGTCCTTTCAAACCTGGACTTTCGCTCTTCCAAAAAATTTGAAAAATTACCGATTAGCAAATATCTATATCGAAGATGCTGTGACCTTTTATTCCAAATCCTTTATGGAATACCCTTACGAACATGCCACCGTGGTGGATGGTGATTTCTCGGCAGGTGGCGGAATGGAGTACCCCATGATCACCCTCATCAATAGTTCCAGCATGCAGCCCATGATGGAATTGGTCATCATGCATGAAGTGGGTCACAATTGGTTTTACGGACTCTCAGCCAGCAATGAGCGGGAATACCCCTGGATGGATGAAGGCCTGAATTCCTATGCCGAGAATCGATACTGGGCTGCAAAGTACCATGATGACTACATGCTGGCGCTTCACGAGGAAGAACCTGGCTGGTATCCGCTATTGAGATATTTTGCCAAGGATGCCACCAAACGAGCCATTGAGGACTTGTCGTATTATATGAGTGCCCTGTCCAAATTGGATCAGCCACCCAATCTCCATAGCGAGGCTTTCTCTGATTTCAACTATGGCATGATGGTCTATAAGAAAGCGGCTCGGTCAACTGAATCTCTGCATGCGTATCTGGGTAATTCTCTCATGGATTCGATCTGGCACGAATATTTCGATCGCTGGGCTTATAAACATCCGCAACCCGAGGATGTTCGGCAGATTTTTGAAGAAATCAGTGGTGAAGATCTCTCCTGGTACTTCGATGATATGTTGGCTTCAACCGGGAAGATCGATTATGCCCTGAACACGTTCAGCAGCAGACCACGGGGAACTACTTACGAAACTACAGTCAGGATAAGCAATCACGGCGACTTTGCCCCTCCCGTTGCCATTGGTCTTCGTGGAAAAATGGATAATGAGACCAAGACTACCTGGGTTCATCCCACTGGTGACCATGATGTGTTCCAGTTCCAAACCAACTTCCCGGTCCAGGATGTTCTGCTGGACCCCGATCTGGATCTTTTGGATGTGGATCGATCCAATAATGATGAAAATGTGAATCTGGATTTTGACCTGGCCCAGTTAGCCCTCAATCCCCGGGCTGACTATATCATCAATGTGATCCCTTACATCTGGTATGATTCAATTGATCTGATCTCTCCCGGCCTGATCCTGCACCACAAGAATCTGATCCCCTGGGGGCATCTCGATTGGTACTTACGGGTATTTGTAGGTCCCATCACAAAAGTACCTGGATATACAGCATCTATTGGTAAAAAGCTGTTCCCCGCGCCTGGACGGGAGCTCTATTTCCATTCCCGAGTTGCCAGCGACTGGTATTATCGACTGGCAGAGCTCAGCACCAATTTTCGAAAGCGCGATCTGAAATATGCTGATGATGATTCAAATATCAGGCTCTCTATCCTGGCTCAGGATCTATCTGACCCGGAGTTGGTCATGGACAATGAAACATACCGTTACCTCGATCCCCAAATATGGGAGGTCGATCAATTTCTGAAAGTCAAACTCTCCTATACAAAAAAAATACGCCGGACTCTATGGAAACGATCATTTCAAACCGAAACAACTCTGGGAGCCAGACAACATGGCAAGCCCTACGCCAAGATCCAGGCCTCATTCAAACATCAAAAGCGCATCTCCCGCAAGAGCTCCATCTGGACCACGATCTTTGCTGGCATTGGCTTGGGAGATCTACCTGGCCAAGAACGGTTTTATTTCTCAACAGATGTTGATCCTGAGATGAACAACAAACTGATCTTCTCCAGAAATGGTGATTGGTACACCCCCGGGCATACGGTACTGTATGGCTCTGATCTGACCATACCTGGCTATGCATACGCTGACAGTACCCTCCTGACACCCAGCACCAAAGGTCTTTTGGGTGCAAAGATCAGTATTGATATTCCCAAGCTGGAATCCCTGAGTCTGTTGACTGGAATCGGCATGGCCCTGGATCAAAACGATGCGGACATGGAGATGATTGGTAGTCTGTCACCAATTTATAAAATGGGACCTCTGCAACTCATATACACCCCCCTTCGTCTGGAGGCAGGCAAGCTTGAGACGGACTGGAAACGGTTCCAGATCGCCTTTGATATGAGTACAAGCTCTATTCGGATCGGTATTTAG